One segment of Vagococcus martis DNA contains the following:
- a CDS encoding SPFH domain-containing protein encodes MGLIKAAVNSVGGGLADQWLEVIEPYNLSDDTVMTTGVPVRKDSKRQGNKKGTDGFITDGSVVYVYPNTMMLLVDGGKIIDFTAEEGYYTVNNASAPSMFTGNLKGAIEESFNRFKFGGLPPQTQQVIYINLQEIKGIKFGTPSPLNYFDNFYNAELFLRAHGTYSVKVVDPILFYKNVLPKNKNHVSISDINDQFLSEFLSALQTSINQMSMMGERISYVPSKSMELSKFMASALDEEWTKLRGMEVVSVGVASISYTDDSQELINMRNKGAMLSDASIREGFVQGSVAQGLQDAGSNPNGSVNGFMGVGMGMNATGDYLSQSSKGNQEQMQQQQAKQTNNDTWTCPNDQTENTGKFCSECGQAKPVEQASSGIQMKCANCHHVVTITTQMPKFCPECGAPFQGLPL; translated from the coding sequence ATGGGATTAATAAAAGCGGCAGTAAACTCTGTTGGCGGTGGCTTAGCTGATCAATGGTTAGAAGTCATTGAGCCATATAATTTAAGTGATGACACTGTTATGACAACAGGTGTTCCAGTTAGAAAAGATAGTAAACGTCAAGGAAATAAAAAAGGCACAGATGGATTTATTACAGATGGTTCTGTTGTCTATGTATACCCAAACACTATGATGCTATTAGTTGATGGTGGAAAAATTATCGATTTTACCGCTGAGGAAGGCTACTACACAGTGAATAATGCTAGTGCTCCCTCAATGTTTACTGGTAATTTAAAAGGGGCGATTGAAGAATCTTTTAATCGTTTCAAGTTTGGCGGCCTACCACCTCAAACACAGCAAGTTATTTACATTAATCTACAAGAAATTAAAGGCATCAAATTTGGCACACCTAGTCCTTTAAATTATTTTGATAATTTTTATAATGCAGAACTCTTTTTACGTGCTCATGGAACTTATTCTGTCAAAGTGGTAGATCCTATTTTATTCTATAAAAATGTGTTACCTAAGAATAAAAATCATGTATCCATTTCTGATATCAATGATCAATTTTTATCTGAATTCTTATCCGCCCTACAAACTTCAATCAATCAAATGTCTATGATGGGTGAACGAATTTCATACGTTCCATCAAAAAGTATGGAACTAAGTAAATTCATGGCGTCTGCCCTTGATGAAGAGTGGACTAAACTTCGTGGAATGGAAGTTGTCAGTGTAGGTGTCGCAAGTATTTCTTATACAGATGACTCACAAGAACTCATCAATATGAGAAACAAAGGTGCCATGTTATCTGATGCATCTATTCGCGAAGGGTTTGTTCAAGGTTCAGTGGCACAAGGTTTACAAGATGCTGGTAGTAATCCTAACGGCAGCGTCAATGGTTTTATGGGTGTCGGCATGGGAATGAATGCAACGGGTGATTATTTAAGCCAAAGTTCTAAAGGAAATCAAGAACAAATGCAACAGCAACAGGCCAAACAAACAAATAATGACACTTGGACTTGTCCAAACGATCAAACAGAAAACACTGGGAAATTCTGCTCTGAATGCGGGCAAGCTAAACCAGTTGAACAAGCATCTTCAGGCATTCAAATGAAATGTGCCAACTGCCATCATGTTGTGACAATCACAACTCAAATGCCAAAATTCTGTCCAGAATGTGGGGCTCCTTTCCAAGGCTTGCCTTTATAA
- the dnaX gene encoding DNA polymerase III subunit gamma/tau, with product MAYQALYREWRPQTFDDLVGQGIITQTLKHAIMQQKVSHAYLFTGPRGTGKTSAAKIFAKAINCQHSVNGEPCNECDNCIGITNGRINDVLEIDAASNNGVEEIRDIRDKVKYAPTQVPYKIYIIDEVHMLSTGAFNALLKTLEEPPEHVIFILATTEPHKIPATIISRTQRFDFKRINTRDIENRLAFILKEKEISFDEQVLKIVARSAEGGMRDALSILDQLISFSDGTLSVADALEVTGSLTSQMMDDYFFACFNHDTQKALGLVDDMLNEGKESNRIVENLLIHCRDVLMYQQAPNVVESQLPTISESFKRLSQDINSSILYSWIEELNDIQKNMKFTSQPSIYLEVLTIKLSETSAKKEIHRPAVESRDEVSISGEVSADYQELIQKVQLLEQKIERLQENGGQVQEKKQKSSTSRNKQPLYKVPTERVYQVLEKATKDHLVSVRDVWVDLLQLLSVTQRAMLKACEPVAASETGLVIAFEYDILCQKASNDEELQEAVYNSLNKLIGYTPSLISIPKDNWKELRQQFISQTDVTKPETKEDTPDEDILISEAKKMFGEQAIEVVED from the coding sequence GTGGCATATCAAGCATTGTATCGTGAGTGGCGACCACAGACATTTGATGACTTAGTTGGTCAAGGAATTATCACACAAACGTTAAAACATGCCATTATGCAACAAAAAGTGTCACATGCGTACCTCTTTACTGGCCCAAGAGGAACAGGGAAAACCAGTGCGGCAAAAATTTTTGCAAAAGCAATTAACTGTCAGCATTCAGTTAATGGTGAACCGTGTAATGAGTGTGACAATTGTATCGGTATTACAAATGGTCGAATCAATGATGTATTAGAAATTGATGCGGCGAGTAATAACGGGGTAGAAGAAATTCGTGATATAAGAGATAAAGTAAAATATGCCCCAACACAAGTTCCGTATAAAATCTACATCATAGATGAGGTGCATATGTTATCTACAGGTGCATTCAATGCGTTACTAAAAACACTTGAAGAACCACCTGAGCACGTTATTTTTATATTAGCGACAACTGAACCTCACAAAATACCTGCGACCATTATCTCAAGAACACAACGATTTGATTTTAAACGCATTAATACGAGAGATATTGAAAATAGATTAGCTTTTATTTTAAAGGAAAAAGAAATCAGCTTTGATGAACAGGTCCTAAAAATAGTCGCACGTTCTGCTGAAGGCGGTATGAGGGATGCGTTAAGTATTTTAGATCAGCTTATTTCATTTAGTGATGGGACATTAAGTGTGGCAGATGCGTTAGAAGTTACTGGTAGTTTAACTAGTCAAATGATGGATGATTATTTTTTTGCTTGCTTTAATCACGATACACAAAAAGCATTAGGGTTAGTAGATGATATGTTAAATGAAGGAAAAGAGAGCAATCGGATTGTTGAGAATTTATTAATTCATTGCCGTGACGTCTTAATGTATCAACAAGCACCTAACGTTGTTGAAAGTCAATTACCAACTATTAGTGAGTCGTTTAAACGCTTGAGTCAAGATATTAATAGTAGTATATTGTACAGTTGGATTGAAGAATTAAACGATATACAAAAAAATATGAAGTTTACCTCTCAACCATCGATTTATTTAGAAGTGTTAACCATTAAACTATCTGAAACTTCTGCTAAAAAAGAGATACATCGACCAGCCGTAGAGAGTCGTGATGAGGTAAGTATATCAGGTGAAGTATCTGCAGATTATCAAGAATTAATTCAAAAAGTTCAACTACTAGAACAAAAAATTGAACGGTTACAAGAAAATGGTGGTCAGGTACAAGAGAAGAAGCAAAAAAGTAGTACTTCTCGTAACAAACAACCATTATACAAAGTACCAACTGAAAGAGTCTACCAAGTGTTAGAAAAAGCAACGAAAGATCATTTGGTAAGTGTACGTGATGTTTGGGTGGATTTATTGCAATTACTATCTGTAACACAACGTGCGATGCTTAAAGCTTGTGAACCTGTCGCAGCAAGTGAAACAGGATTAGTCATCGCTTTTGAGTATGATATTTTATGTCAAAAAGCGAGTAATGATGAAGAATTGCAAGAGGCAGTGTATAATAGTCTTAATAAACTAATTGGTTATACACCAAGTTTAATTAGTATCCCTAAAGATAACTGGAAAGAACTAAGACAGCAATTTATTTCACAGACAGATGTGACAAAACCAGAAACTAAAGAGGATACGCCTGATGAGGATATACTCATTAGCGAAGCAAAAAAAATGTTCGGTGAACAAGCAATTGAAGTAGTAGAAGATTAA
- a CDS encoding YbaB/EbfC family nucleoid-associated protein: MMRGMGNMQGMMKQVQKMQKEMAEAKETLDAQVFEAEAGNGLVKITMTGEKKVTNIEIKPDILDPEDPEMVQDLVLDATNKVIEKIDAETERVMGKYAKAIPGL, from the coding sequence ATGATGCGTGGAATGGGAAATATGCAAGGAATGATGAAACAAGTTCAAAAAATGCAAAAAGAGATGGCTGAGGCAAAAGAAACATTAGATGCACAAGTATTTGAAGCTGAAGCAGGAAATGGTTTAGTAAAAATCACCATGACTGGTGAGAAAAAAGTAACAAATATCGAAATTAAACCAGATATTTTAGACCCAGAAGATCCAGAGATGGTTCAAGATTTAGTCTTAGATGCAACAAATAAAGTAATTGAGAAGATTGATGCTGAAACAGAACGAGTAATGGGGAAATACGCAAAAGCCATTCCAGGATTATAA
- the recR gene encoding recombination mediator RecR yields MQYPAPIAKLIDSYMKLPGIGAKTATRLAFYTLNMKEEDVTDFAKALISVKRDLHFCEICGNITEEKSCDICRNPNRDQSTILVVEETKDVMSLEKVREYKGLYHVLHGVLSPMDGTGPDDLNIASLIKRLHNNEVEEVIIATNATTDGEATAMYLSRLIKPSGIKVTRLAHGLSVGSDIEYADEITLLKAVEGRTEL; encoded by the coding sequence ATGCAATATCCAGCGCCAATTGCAAAGTTAATTGATAGTTATATGAAATTACCTGGTATAGGGGCAAAGACTGCAACACGTCTAGCTTTTTATACATTGAATATGAAAGAAGAAGATGTAACTGATTTTGCCAAAGCATTGATTAGTGTGAAAAGAGATTTACATTTTTGCGAAATTTGTGGCAATATAACAGAGGAAAAATCGTGTGATATATGTCGAAATCCTAATCGTGATCAATCAACCATTTTAGTCGTTGAAGAAACAAAAGATGTCATGTCTTTAGAAAAGGTTAGAGAGTATAAAGGCCTTTATCATGTATTACATGGTGTGTTGTCTCCAATGGATGGAACAGGACCTGATGACTTAAACATTGCTAGTTTAATCAAACGTTTACACAATAATGAGGTAGAAGAAGTCATTATTGCAACTAATGCGACAACTGATGGTGAAGCCACTGCTATGTATCTTTCACGATTAATCAAACCATCTGGTATTAAGGTGACTCGTCTAGCTCATGGGTTATCTGTGGGTAGTGACATTGAATATGCTGATGAGATTACATTATTAAAAGCAGTTGAAGGCCGAACTGAGTTATAA
- the tmk gene encoding dTMP kinase codes for MEKGLFITIEGPDGAGKSTVIKKLVEILSRELSQSIVTTREPGGIPISEKIREVILNPTHTMMDERTEALLYAAARRQHLIEKILPALDSGNMVFCDRFIDSSIAYQGAARGIGVKEVRQMNDFAIEGHYPDLTLYLDVEASVGLSRINKGRKEEELDRLDKESLAFHEKVRAAYLDLLEEEPNRIKKIDASESIENVVNNCYTLIKETYPMLFTK; via the coding sequence GTGGAAAAAGGATTATTTATTACGATTGAAGGGCCTGATGGTGCGGGAAAATCAACCGTTATAAAAAAATTAGTTGAAATATTATCAAGAGAATTGTCTCAATCAATAGTCACTACAAGAGAACCAGGTGGCATTCCCATTTCTGAAAAAATTCGGGAAGTCATTTTAAATCCAACACATACTATGATGGATGAGCGAACAGAAGCATTGCTTTATGCAGCAGCTAGACGTCAACATCTAATTGAAAAAATACTTCCGGCATTAGACTCTGGAAACATGGTATTTTGTGACCGATTTATTGACAGCTCGATTGCGTATCAAGGTGCTGCTAGAGGAATCGGAGTGAAAGAAGTTCGTCAAATGAATGATTTTGCGATTGAAGGTCATTATCCCGATTTGACTCTTTACTTAGATGTAGAAGCATCAGTTGGTTTAAGTCGTATCAACAAAGGACGTAAAGAAGAAGAGTTAGACCGATTAGATAAAGAATCTTTAGCATTTCATGAGAAAGTAAGAGCGGCTTATTTAGATCTTTTAGAGGAAGAACCAAATAGGATTAAAAAAATCGATGCGAGTGAATCAATAGAAAACGTCGTAAATAATTGTTATACTTTAATTAAAGAAACATATCCAATGCTATTTACTAAATAA
- a CDS encoding cyclic-di-AMP receptor, translated as MKLLLAIIQDKDSSRLQNKFNKENVRATKLSTTGGFLKSGNTTFIIGIEDERVEEVLSIIKSVCHSREQYMTPPISLDIAMDAHSTHPIEIQVGGATVFVLPVEGFYHF; from the coding sequence ATGAAATTACTACTAGCCATTATCCAAGATAAAGACAGCTCTCGCTTGCAAAATAAGTTTAATAAAGAAAATGTCCGCGCAACGAAACTATCAACAACAGGTGGATTTTTAAAATCAGGTAATACAACGTTTATTATTGGGATTGAAGATGAGCGAGTGGAAGAGGTTTTATCCATCATAAAATCTGTTTGTCATTCTAGAGAACAATACATGACACCACCAATTTCTTTAGATATTGCAATGGACGCTCATTCAACTCATCCAATCGAAATACAAGTTGGCGGTGCAACGGTGTTTGTTCTTCCAGTTGAAGGGTTTTATCATTTCTAA
- a CDS encoding PSP1 domain-containing protein: MVEVVGVRFKQSGRIYYYLPKKGEQYSYREKVVVESQKVKNVAEIALPNKEVEKQDLPEDLNTILQIATDKQLEQVEKNKQDALAAFDITKEKIKEHGLDMKLVDVEYTLDRSKMMFSFTADGRIDFRELVRDLASMFKTRIELKQIGVRDEAKKLGGIGPCGRPLCCSTFLGDFVPVSIKMAKDQNLSLNPAKISGLCGRLMCCLNYENDEYVRLRKMMPDFGERIETPDGTGKVIGLNLLSEVIKVKLTSRETPVEYQYDELVMSQTENG; this comes from the coding sequence GTGGTAGAAGTAGTTGGCGTACGTTTTAAACAATCTGGACGAATTTATTATTATTTACCTAAAAAAGGTGAACAATATAGCTATAGAGAAAAAGTAGTGGTTGAGTCTCAAAAAGTGAAAAATGTGGCGGAAATCGCGCTTCCCAATAAAGAAGTTGAAAAACAAGACTTACCAGAAGATTTAAACACGATTCTGCAAATTGCAACTGATAAACAACTAGAACAAGTTGAGAAAAATAAACAAGACGCATTAGCTGCTTTTGATATAACGAAAGAAAAAATCAAAGAACATGGACTAGACATGAAGTTAGTAGATGTAGAATACACACTCGATAGAAGTAAAATGATGTTTAGTTTTACAGCTGACGGACGAATTGATTTTCGTGAGCTAGTAAGAGACTTAGCGTCAATGTTTAAAACACGTATTGAGTTGAAACAAATTGGTGTAAGAGATGAAGCAAAAAAACTTGGAGGAATCGGTCCATGTGGACGTCCATTATGTTGTAGCACATTCTTAGGAGATTTTGTTCCAGTGTCCATTAAAATGGCTAAAGACCAAAACTTATCATTGAACCCAGCTAAAATTTCTGGCCTGTGTGGTCGTTTAATGTGTTGTTTAAACTATGAAAATGATGAGTATGTCAGATTAAGAAAAATGATGCCCGATTTTGGTGAGAGAATTGAAACACCTGACGGAACAGGGAAGGTTATTGGTTTAAATTTACTCAGTGAAGTTATTAAAGTTAAACTAACTTCAAGAGAAACACCAGTTGAATATCAGTATGATGAATTAGTAATGAGTCAAACAGAAAATGGTTAA
- a CDS encoding initiation-control protein YabA codes for MDKIKLYDELVNVERQLETMLYQVKEMKPVLDDLIEENLNLKLENQHLHDKLDKLEKQEVAEDGRQELSKSRLNLEKLYEQGFHVCKDFYGSRRENQEECVFCSSMIYGK; via the coding sequence ATGGATAAAATAAAATTATATGATGAGTTAGTCAATGTAGAGCGTCAATTAGAAACCATGTTATATCAAGTGAAAGAGATGAAGCCTGTTTTAGATGATTTAATCGAAGAGAATTTAAATCTGAAACTAGAAAACCAACATCTGCATGATAAGTTAGATAAATTAGAAAAACAAGAAGTAGCAGAGGATGGCAGACAAGAATTATCTAAATCAAGACTAAACTTAGAAAAATTATATGAGCAAGGATTTCATGTTTGTAAAGACTTTTATGGTTCTAGACGTGAAAATCAAGAAGAGTGTGTTTTTTGTTCAAGTATGATTTATGGTAAATAA
- the rsmI gene encoding 16S rRNA (cytidine(1402)-2'-O)-methyltransferase: MNKQKSFSTQEYGKLYLVPTPIGNLEDITFRAVRLLKEVDLIASEDTRNTQKLLNHFEIKTKQISLHEHNSHERIPSLIETLKSGQDIAQVSDAGMPSISDPGHDLVLACIEQHISVVSIPGATAGMTALIASGLSPQPFYFYGFLPRKKKEQLETLQELNQISGTIIFYESPYRVLKTIENIGTAFTTETNIVLCRELTKLHEEYIRGSVEEVVAYLSENTIKGECCLLVENIQAKSQEEGFDSDLSLIEHVNLVVDLEEISVKDAIKEVAKIRGLKKQEVYKEYHS, translated from the coding sequence ATGAACAAACAAAAGAGTTTTTCTACACAAGAATATGGTAAATTATATCTCGTTCCAACGCCAATTGGAAATTTAGAAGACATCACATTTCGTGCTGTTCGATTGTTAAAAGAAGTTGATTTAATCGCAAGTGAAGACACTAGAAATACTCAGAAGTTGTTAAATCATTTTGAGATAAAAACAAAACAAATTAGTTTACATGAACATAACTCACATGAAAGAATTCCTTCTTTAATCGAGACGTTAAAATCTGGACAGGATATTGCACAAGTAAGTGATGCTGGGATGCCTTCAATCAGCGACCCAGGACATGATTTAGTTTTGGCTTGTATCGAACAGCATATTTCTGTAGTGTCAATCCCCGGTGCAACAGCTGGTATGACAGCTTTAATAGCTAGTGGTTTATCACCGCAACCGTTTTATTTTTATGGTTTTTTACCAAGGAAAAAAAAAGAACAGCTTGAAACGTTGCAAGAATTGAATCAGATAAGTGGCACGATTATATTTTATGAGTCACCTTATCGTGTGTTAAAAACGATAGAAAATATTGGAACAGCATTTACCACAGAAACTAACATTGTTCTGTGCCGTGAATTGACAAAACTGCATGAAGAGTATATTCGCGGAAGCGTAGAAGAAGTAGTTGCATATTTATCGGAAAATACGATTAAAGGAGAATGTTGTTTACTCGTTGAAAATATACAAGCAAAGTCACAAGAAGAAGGATTTGATTCTGATTTATCTCTAATAGAACACGTAAATCTAGTCGTTGACCTAGAAGAAATATCTGTGAAAGATGCGATTAAAGAGGTTGCTAAAATTAGAGGATTAAAAAAACAAGAAGTATATAAAGAATATCATAGCTAA